Genomic window (Flavobacteriales bacterium):
GCACACGCAAACAATTCAGTTCATCAAATCCACCACTAACATTCAGCATGATGATCGGTCCGTATGACCCCCCAATACCGTTTTGCCAAAATATTTGGAAGGCATTTTCAGGATTTACCGCAGGTGCACTTTGAGCATGAATAAATCTCCGCGTGACTGAAACGCCATTATTCTCCAGCGTACTGATTGAATCCACGATCACAGACTGGAGCCAATAGAAAGAATTAACCTCCCATGAGATCATGGTTAACACATCATGCACGGTGTCCCCAACGTTTGCACTTATGTCGACCGCGAGATATTCCTGCATGGAGTCCAAAAGCATCACATATCCCTTGCCTGAAGTATCGGACCGCACATAAAAGCGTTGCACCAGATTCGGGTTTTCAAACCATCCGTAGGTAGCGTATTCCAAAATTCGCTTATATGTTTGGCCAAGAACCACTGTATCGGGGTCTGCACCCATGATCAATTGTACGCGTACGAAATCCGAATTATTAAAATCGGAAAAACACCATGATGCTGAGGAGTCAGGATAGGTTTGGGCCATGCATGAATGAGCCGTCATGCAGAACAACAATGTGTTCAACAGTTTCTTTAGTGCTGCACTCATTGTAGAATGATTTTGCCTGTCTTTTGCACACCCTTGCACTCCACCACCACCATGAACAGCCCATGCAGGCCGATGGCGTCAAAACGTTGTTCCGGTCCTTGCATTACTGAGGAAATGGCCAAGTTGCCGGTGGGGCCGTAGACCCGTACCGTCGCTGTTCCATTTTCCGGGATAAGATCAGTATGGATGGTGAAGAAGCCGGTTGCGGGGTTGGGAGTAAGGAAGGCCGTCTTGGCCGAATGCAATTCATCAACACCGAC
Coding sequences:
- a CDS encoding T9SS type A sorting domain-containing protein, with translation MSAALKKLLNTLLFCMTAHSCMAQTYPDSSASWCFSDFNNSDFVRVQLIMGADPDTVVLGQTYKRILEYATYGWFENPNLVQRFYVRSDTSGKGYVMLLDSMQEYLAVDISANVGDTVHDVLTMISWEVNSFYWLQSVIVDSISTLENNGVSVTRRFIHAQSAPAVNPENAFQIFWQNGIGGSYGPIIMLNVSGGFDELNCLRVQDNYVYSGQFGHPGLPGIPCDCSLLPVGIEELHSAKTAFITPNPSTGQFTLGLLPLANTIAVYTSTGQQVWQGGGNTIDLTAQPPGVYTAVVATERGRQAVRLVVVR